TGTGGGACTCAACTGTAAGAACCTTCACTTCCTCTCCCATTTCTTTCTGGGAAGAggctggtggggcagggggagggtaaAACTCCAGTGTGAGGGGAAGGGTCAGTATGGGAAGGGAGCCATGTGGTATGTCAGGGGAAGTCCTCTCCTAGTCTGAATGTGGCATGAAAGAAAGAGGGTGGATTCTGACCTGGGGACATTTCCCCGTCTGACTCTACTGTTGGGGTGATGGGGATTCTCTTTAGATAAATCCTGCTTCCAGCCGCTGTTTCAATTTGCGGATATGCAGGAAATCATTCAGAACTTCGTGCGGGTTCATGTGGATGCCCCTGGCATGGAAGAGGGGGCTCCCGTGTTCCCTTTGGGGTGAGAATTAGCTCCTTCCCTCCTCGTCAGGCTGTGAGGCACATGGCAGGTATGGAGTAGATTGGATccgggaggaggaaggggagggcgaTGGTCACCCCGGGAGAGAATGAGTAGGACACGGAGCTGGGGGCCCTGGGGACAGGTTGGTGTTTTCCTTAACATTCTTCTCTTCCCCAGGTATCAGTACCCATCTCTGGACCAGCTTGCGGACATGATCCCTTGCATCCTGCAGTACTTAAAGTGAGAGGCCTGGGGACCCCTCCGAGCCAGAGTTCTCCTTTCAGCACAGGGTGGCCCTTAGAACTCCTGAGCGAGTTCTGTCTGGACTAGATGTTGTCTATACCAGTTGAGAGGAAGTGGGTGGCTTTGGAAAGCTGACTTGAGTCAGCAGAGCAGCCCTAAGCGatagaggagaagagggagctgTGTGCCTGGCCCTGCCTCAGGCTGAGGAAGGTCTGATCTGGAAGCTAGAGAAGGGGAGGGGGCAACACAGCCCCTGAGGAACCCGACTGGCCTGTCTTCCCCTCCCACTCCCTGCGCCTCCTCCAGATGGAGGCAGAGGGggtgagaggaggaaagaaagccGGGCGTGGCCTCTTCCGTGCACAGTTAATGCTGATGACACCTGGGCTCTGTCCTTGACTTGGCTTTTCCTGGGCTTCAGGGCCCTGGGCGGCTGTGGTTCACCTCTTTGGCTCTTTCTCCTGATACTTCCTGTTGTTCACCAaagttgtatctttttttaatatcttgctTTAAGTTCTCTCCTTTCCAGTTCCTCTAGAGGAACCAGGAACTAAAACAGAACTAGTTGAACTAGCTCCTGAAAGTTGAGAATGGACGAAGAGCTACATAGGAAACTGTCTGGTTGGTTGGCGTGTGGGTGTTTCTTTTTAAGACACTCACTCTCCTGGAGGGAGCTGGGAAAAGACTACAGTGTCCATTTCTTAGCTCCTTGGCACCTTCTTTTTCAGCATCCCCCCAAAGGAAGgtccttttctgtcctttgtgCCCATGGCCTTAGGAAGGAGGGTGAGGAGTTTGGAGAATCAAAGTTTTGGATATCAGGACCCATTAGACCTACATTTACCTTTCACAGTTTCTCCGCAATAATTGGAATTGGTGTTGGAGCTGGGGCCTACGTCCTGTCGCGATATGctgtaagaaattttaaaaatcccagatAAGCAAAATGCGGGTCCAAGGAACAGGCAGTGTTTACTAGTGTGTGCTTGAGGGGAGGCTGTGAGTACGAGGGTGGGACGCAGGCCCccctggagcctggggtgggCAGAGCTCAGTGGGGAGGGGATAAGTCCATGCCTGCCTCTGACTTCCCTCTGCTGCCCCTCAGCTTACCCACCCTGATACCGTCGAGGGCCTTGTCCTCATCAACATTGATCCCAACGCCAAAGGCTGGATGGACTGGGCAGCCCACAAGGTTTGGAGGGGTCTGTGCACTGagattttggggggcttcccctTGCGTGGGTCCATTTAGCCTCTAACAACAGAACTGGCTGGCCTGTGAGCTTCAGGGAGCGGGGAAGGATCAGGAAAGAAACTCGGGTCTCTACTCCTCATAGTGTCCTGAGCTTTCTCACCTGCCCTGTCCTCATAGCTAACAGGCCTCACCTCTTCCATTTCGGAGATGATCCTTGGACATCTTTTCAGCCAGGTAAGTGGTTGTGGAAAATGGAAGAAGTAGAGGGAACCAGCAGGGACTGGAATGTGTGGGGTGATTTCCTTACTTCGGACTGATTTGGGGAGGGAAGAACGCTTGCCTCTTTGCATCTAGTAATTGTTTTTGAGTTCTCTTCCCAGCCCTATTTATTCTCCCTCTATTTTCCTTCAGGAAGAGCTGTCCGGAAATTCTGAGTTGATACAAAAGTATAGAAATATCATTGCACATGCCCCCAATCTGGATAACATTGAACTGTACTGGAACAGCTACAACAAGTGAGTGGGCATGGAAGAGAAATGTAGAAGCGGTCATGGGGGTCATGGGAGGCACAGAGGGGCCAAGGGGAGGGGAAGCAGGCTGGGCGAGGTGGGCAGGGATTGTTGGGCAGTAGTGGTAGCTGCAggacaggtgggggtggggtggggggagaattgTGAGAAGCCTGCCCCCTCTCTCTTGTTACTTCCTTGGACTTTTGGATTCCCTGAAGTAAGATGATCTCCTGTCCTCGTGCCCTTCATCCCCTTCACTGCCCTCTGACCAGGGACCTTGGGCACAAGGGGCCATAGGGCTCACGCTTGAGGCCTGTCTGCCACCTTCTCTTTCGGTTCTCACTTGTAATCACCAATATTCAACTTTAGTTTAGGGGAGGAAGATTGCTTCCTCATGGGGAAGCTGGCTTACATCTGGGTGGGTAGCACTGCTTGCCTAAAATTTCCACTCTTCTTTTAAACCCTCTTTAGTCGCCGAGACCTGAACTTTGTGCGTGGAGGCGATAACACCCTCAAGTAAGACTTTAAGGGATAAAACTTTGCCTCTCTCCCTAGATCTTCCCCTAGTAGATGCTTACATCCTTTAGCAGGAGAGTCTTTTGCCAGAGAATTTTCTTGTCACCTCCTCCCCTATCCTGTTTAGCAAACCACCACCCTCTAGGTCTTACCCCTTTGAACTCTGTTGGTGGGGTCAGCGGGGTTCAGAAGGTTGTTTTCTCTTTGGAGCCAACTGCTCTTCtgggaggaggcggaggagggAGTGCTGGGGGCTCACCACCTGCTCCCCAACACTATGCCTCTAGGTGCCCTGTGATGCTGGTGGTAGGAGACCAAGCACCCCATGAAGATGCAGTGGTCAGTAGGGAGTCCTGGGGTGGGTGAAAGAGGGTGGCAGTCAGAGGGCTATCTTACCAAGAGGCAAGCTCTGTTTGGGGGCGGGGAGAGTAACTTTGGGGCGTAAGAGGTTGATTCCTGACAAGAAGGAAATGGGCAGAGGCCTGAGAAGAAAAGAACTTGGAGGACTcttttggtggtccagtggttaagactgcaagCTCCCAATGttgggggcatgggtttgatccctggtcggggagctaagattccatatgtTGTGGGTAtgggcaaaataaaaaaataaaaagaactgggTCTGGGCCCCAGGGTCCTTTGGTTGGGAGGGGCCACTGGGAGTgtgacttcattcattcaacctcCTCCCTACTCCAGGTGGAATGTAACTCAAAACTGGACCCCACCCAGACTTCCTTCCTCAAGGTCAGTAACCCTATTCCACGTCTAGCCTGACTCTTGGCCCCCGGTCCAGAGCCATAGATCTTCTCCAGATTCAGCTGCTAGGCTGGCTTCCAGGGTCCTACATGGGAGCAAGTGGGCGGgtggaggaaaagaaacaaaaaacaccccAATGGCCTGGAGTGGAAAGCCTAGGGAAGAGAGCCCTCTGATAGCTCTCGGCATGGCTcatttgtttatgtatatgtCACTTTTTCTGGATGACTCTCTCCTGAACAGATGGCTGACTCTGGGGGACAGCCCCAGCTGACTCAGGTGAGCACCCCTGCCATTCGTTGGGTGGGACATTAGTGGCCCTGAACTGTACCCTGCGCTACACACCCCGTCTCAAACCTGCCATGGCTGTGGGCTCCAGCTCAGGTTCTAACCTCACTCTGCTGTCTCCCTTTCCTCATTTTACTTTTACAGCCAGGCAAGCTGACCGAGGCCTTCAAGTACTTCCTGCAGGGCATGGGCTATAGTGAGTATAGGGGTCAGAGGCTGTCATGAGGACAAGAGGTTGTCGCATAGGAGGAGGGAGGGCCACGAGGGGCAGGAACCTCTTCAGGCTAATTCCTGGATTTACTGCCGTCTGTCAAATCAAGCCCCATGTGTAACTCTCGTCTCCACCCAAGCACCCCACTCTTGAGTTGCCTgcttctcttcccacctcctcTCTGACTGCCGGCTCTTCCTTCCGTCTCCACAGTGGCCTCATCCTGTATGACCCGCCTGTCCCGGTCTCGCACGGCCTCGCTGACCAGCGCGGCATCCATTGATGGCAACCGCTCCCGCTCCCGTACCCTGTCCCAGAGCAGCGAGTCTGGGACTCTCTCTTCAGGGCCCCCGGGGCACACCATGGAGGTCTCCTGTTGAATGACCCTTGTTGCCCTGGTGTGGGACCCAGCCCTGACCTCCCCCAGTACTAACCTGGGAGGTGCATAGGGCACTGGGCCCAAGTGAGCACAGGAAGCTGGGCAGATCATGTGGGGAGATGACCTTGATCTTTGATTGCTACCCTAACCTTGACCTCTAACCTGTGATTTCCCTCAGCTCCTGGGAGAGATGTCCTAATATCTCTTAGGGACCCAGACCCCTAAATGATCCCTCTCCTTCATCTTGGTGTTAAGGCGGAGAAGGCATGTATCCCTGCTCCCTAATCTGGGTGTCTGTAGCTAAGGGACAAGAGGTTGTAGAAGTTGTCCATGGTGACTCCCCCAGACTCTCCCTCCTTATCCCAGATTGCAAGGGTAAGGGGCTCCGGGCTGGGGCTCCACTCACCAAAGCTGACATGGTGTCACATTAATCCTTCATGCCTCTGAAGGGCGTGGGCCTAAATGAATGTTTGACAGGGGAGAACTGCTGGTGGGTTAGTGGTCCTCAGGACATGCCAGAAACATTCAGTGTGGAAATGGAAGTTGGAATGGGAGGTGGTGGGCGGTGAACAAGTGTGATGGAAGGACTGGAGCTGGGCAGTAGGAAGGGGACTGGGGCCGTTGGCTGCTCTAACTTTGGTAGCTATCTAGACAGCGTGTGTCTAgaggggggtgggcggggggagcCAAGCTGGGCATGGCTGCTTGGGGCTTGGCatgggggtgggaagggctgCCTTGGGGCTCTGACCACAGTGTGTGATATGTGGGGGGTGCCCTCCTGTCTCCCACAACTTCTGCTGTAACAATAAACTGTAGAGGAATCTGAGCTCCACTATTCTTCTGGGTCTGAATGTGCCTGCCTCGTGTCCCTTTTCTGCCTCCCCCTACTCagccctttcatttctcttctcaagGTGACA
This sequence is a window from Odocoileus virginianus isolate 20LAN1187 ecotype Illinois chromosome 6, Ovbor_1.2, whole genome shotgun sequence. Protein-coding genes within it:
- the NDRG2 gene encoding protein NDRG2 isoform X2; protein product: MAELREVQITEEKPLLPGQAPEVAKTHSVETPYGSVTFTVYGTPKPKRPAILTYHDVGLNYKSCFQPLFQFADMQEIIQNFVRVHVDAPGMEEGAPVFPLGYQYPSLDQLADMIPCILQYLNFSAIIGIGVGAGAYVLSRYALTHPDTVEGLVLINIDPNAKGWMDWAAHKLTGLTSSISEMILGHLFSQEELSGNSELIQKYRNIIAHAPNLDNIELYWNSYNNRRDLNFVRGGDNTLKCPVMLVVGDQAPHEDAVVECNSKLDPTQTSFLKMADSGGQPQLTQPGKLTEAFKYFLQGMGYMASSCMTRLSRSRTASLTSAASIDGNRSRSRTLSQSSESGTLSSGPPGHTMEVSC
- the NDRG2 gene encoding protein NDRG2 isoform X3, with the translated sequence MAPPNPNGQRYSPTMMWDSTPLFQFADMQEIIQNFVRVHVDAPGMEEGAPVFPLGYQYPSLDQLADMIPCILQYLNFSAIIGIGVGAGAYVLSRYALTHPDTVEGLVLINIDPNAKGWMDWAAHKLTGLTSSISEMILGHLFSQEELSGNSELIQKYRNIIAHAPNLDNIELYWNSYNNRRDLNFVRGGDNTLKCPVMLVVGDQAPHEDAVVECNSKLDPTQTSFLKMADSGGQPQLTQPGKLTEAFKYFLQGMGYMASSCMTRLSRSRTASLTSAASIDGNRSRSRTLSQSSESGTLSSGPPGHTMEVSC
- the NDRG2 gene encoding protein NDRG2 isoform X1, with product MAELREVQITEEKPLLPGQAPEVAKEAELAARILLDQGQTHSVETPYGSVTFTVYGTPKPKRPAILTYHDVGLNYKSCFQPLFQFADMQEIIQNFVRVHVDAPGMEEGAPVFPLGYQYPSLDQLADMIPCILQYLNFSAIIGIGVGAGAYVLSRYALTHPDTVEGLVLINIDPNAKGWMDWAAHKLTGLTSSISEMILGHLFSQEELSGNSELIQKYRNIIAHAPNLDNIELYWNSYNNRRDLNFVRGGDNTLKCPVMLVVGDQAPHEDAVVECNSKLDPTQTSFLKMADSGGQPQLTQPGKLTEAFKYFLQGMGYMASSCMTRLSRSRTASLTSAASIDGNRSRSRTLSQSSESGTLSSGPPGHTMEVSC